Genomic window (Allostreptomyces psammosilenae):
GTTGGGCCTTCCCCCGGACGCCGATGGCCTTCCCCTGGTACCCGCATGCCTGTCCCCCGGTGCGCGCGAGCCTCCCCTGGGCACCCGCATGCCTGTCCCCCCGGTGCACGCAGGTCCTCCCCTGGGCACCCGCAGGCCTCCCCCTGGGTGCCCGTGGCGTCCGGGGCGTACTCCGTGCCTTATCCACAGCTCAGAGAACCCCTCTTGCGCCGCGAACACCCCCTCACGTACCCCTGGAACAAGGGGGGGCGTGAGTTATCCACAGGGGAAAAGTGGGGCCTGTCGCCACGCCCGGCCCGCATGAGAGCCTGGAAACAGGGGGGTCCACCGGGCTCCCCTGGAGGCGCTGCCCACTGGCCCGCCAAGACGTCGTTTCCTCTGGTCCTCATGAGGCGGGGAGCGGGGCGTCGTAGTCAGGCGCACCGCGAGGCGGCAGCGGCAGCCAGGGCAGCGGCGGCAGCGGCAGCGGCAGCCAGAAGCGTGACGGCTGGCCTTTCAGCAGCGAAACGGGGTAGCAGCCCGGCATGGATGCCCAACCGCGTTTCAGGTTGTCCGCGACCGCACTTGACGCACCGAACGCTCACGAGCTGGCGGAGTTCTATCAGGGCTTGCTCGGGTGGCCGAGGCGCAAGGACGAACCCGACTGGGTGGAGATCGCCCCGCCCGACGGCAGTGCCGGGTTGTCGTTCCAGACAGAGCCGCTCTTCACACGTCCACAGTGGCCTTCCACACGGCACGAGCAGCAGATGATGATGCATCTGGATATCGAGGTGGACGACCTGTCATCGGCGGTTGAACGTGCCCTTGCCCTGGGGGCGACTGCGGCGGACTTCCAACCCCAGGATGATGTGCGGGTCCTGTACGACCCGGTGGGCCACCCGTTCTGCCTCTTCGTGCGCACCGGCTCCAGCACCTGACATGGGCTGCGGCGATGGCGCACGCGACCGGACCAGCCAGCCCCCTCACCGCCCACCCAGGTCCAGGCGGGCCAGCTCCGCGCGCGAGGCCACGCCGAGCTTGGGGTAGGCGTTGTACAGGTGGTAGCCGACGGTGCGCGGGCTGAGGAAGAGCTGCGCCCCGATGTCACGGTTGGTCAGGCCGGTGGCCGCCAGCCGCACCACCTGCAGCTCCTGCGGCGTCAGCCGGGCGAAGGGATCCGCCTCCTCCGTCCGGCGCGGCCGGGCCTCACCGGTGGCGCGCAGTTCGGCCCGTGCCCGGTCCGCCCACGGGGTGGCGCAGACGCGCTCGAACACGTCCAGGGCGGAGCGCAGCGGCGGCCGGGCGTCGGCGCGGTGGCCGGCGCGGCGCAACCACTCCCCGTACAGCAGCTCGGTGCGGGCCCGTTCGAAGCTCCGCCCGCCGCGCTCGTGCGGGACGACGGCCTGTTCGTGCAGCGCCACCGCCCGGGCGTAGAGCGGCCCGGCCTCGTCCTCCGGGGCGAGCAGGGCGCGGCAGCGCAGGGTGACGGCTTCGGCCCACGGCTGGCCGGTGGCGCGCGCCCACTCCTCGAAGCGGGCCAGCGCGTGGTGCGCGGGTGCGCCGAGCCGGGCGGCGGCCTCCACGTGGTCGGGGAGCGTGTACAGCACGACGATGCTGTGCCGGGCGGCGTCCGCGCCCAGCTCCTCGCGGCGGCGCAGCGCCTCCTCGTAGCGGCCGGCGCCGAGGTCGAGCAGGGCGAGGGCGCTGGTGGTCCACTCCTCGCCGGGTTCGGTGCGGTGGGCGCGGACGCCGGCGGTGAGGGCGCGGGTGTTCTCCTCGTCGCCCTCGGCGGCGGCCAGGTGGGCGAGCACGCCGCGGGCGTCGTCGGCGAAGTGGATCTGCCCGGTCTCCTCGGCGACCCGCAGCGCCTCGGTGGCGGTGATCCGCGCGTCGTAGTGGCGTCCGCGGAAGAGTTCGACGCGGGCGAGGTCGCGCAGCACCTCCGGGAGCACGCCGACGGCGCCCTGGTCCCGGCACTCCCGTTCCAGGGCGCGGGTCAGCTCCCCGGCGGCGTCGAGGTCGCCGGTGAGTACGGCCCACTCCAGCACGCAGGCGCGTTCCATCGGCCGCAGCCGGCCGAGCACGCCGCCGGGGTCCTCGATGAGTCGGGCCAGCGCGGGGACTCCGGTGGCGGGCTCGCCGCGGGCGATGGCGGCCATGCCGCCGGCGGCCTCGACGAACGGGGTGACGTCCGGTGCCGCCGGCAGTTCCAGCGCGGTGACGCGCGCCGCGGTCTCCTCGGTGGCGGGGAGGTCGCCGGTGGCCCAGATCACGCCCATGGCGTCGAACAGCATGAAGGCCGCCTTGCCGGGCAGGTGGTCGGCCGCCGCGGAGGCGCCCTGCAGCAGCGTGGCGTGCGCCGCCTTGCGCAGGCCGCGGACGTAGGGGGCGAGCGCGCGCACCTGGGCGAGCTCGGCGCGGGCCAGGGGGTCGGTCAGGTGGGGCGCGGCCTGGTCGGCGAGGACGGCGGCGCGTTCGATCCAGCCGGCGTCGGCGGCGGCGCGGGCGGCGAGGGCGAGTCGGCGGGCGCGGTCCCGGGAGTCGGGGCTGAGCTGGGCGGCGCGTTCGCAGGCGGAGGCGACGGCGGCGTAGCCGCCGCGGGCGCGGGCGTGCTCGGCGGTGCGCTCCAGCAGGGAGGCGACGTTCTCGTCGGGTTCGGTGGTGGCGGCGGCGAGGTGCCAGGCGCGCCGGTCGATGTTGCCGACGCACGGCAGGGCCTCGGCGAGGGCGCGGTGGGCGGCGATCCGGCGGGCGACGGGGGCGCCGCGGTAGGCGGCGGTGCGGATCAGCGGGTGCCGGAACATCAGCTGGCCGTCGGTGAGGTGGAGGAGTTCCTTGCGTTCGGCGGGTTCGAGGTCCTCCACCGAGGCGCCGAGCCGGCCGGCGGCGCCGAGCACGACGGCGAGGTCGCAGGTGACCTCGGCGGCGGCGACGAGCAGCAGGGTCTGGGTGGCCTCGGGGAGTGTGCCGATGCGGTCGGCGAAGGTCTGCTGGAGGCGGGTGTGGTTGGGCTGGGCCGCGGCGCGGTGGGCGTAGGCGGGGATCTGGCCCTCGCGCTGGGCGGCGGTGAGTTCGCGCAGGGCGAGCGGGTTGCCGCGGGCCTCGCCGAGGATCTGTTCCCGGGCGTGCCGGGGCAGGTCGCCGGCGTGCTCGTCGAGCAGCGCCGTGGCGGCGGTCTCGTCCAGCCCGGCCAGGCGGAGTTCGGCGATCCCGGGGGCGGGGAAGGGCGGGGCGTGCAGGTCGCGGGCGGCGAACAGCAGGACGACGCCCTCGGCGTCGAGGCGGCGGGCGGCGAACAGCAGGGCGTCGGCGGAGGCGTGGTCGAGCCAGTGCGCGTCGTCGACGACGCACAGCAGCGGGCGTTCGTCGGCGAGTTCGGCGAGCAGGGTGAGCACGGCTAGGCCGACGAGCGGTCGGTCGCCGCCGGGGATCTCCTCCAGGCCGAGGGCGCCGCGCAGGGCCCGGGCCTGCCGGTCGGGGAGGGCGTCCGTGCGGTCGACGGACCGGCCGAGCAGCAGGTGCAGGCCGGCGAAGGGCAGTTCGCTCTCGGACTCGATGCCGGTGGCCCGCAGCACCCGCATGTCGTGGCCGGCCGCGGCGGCGGCGTGGTCCAGCAGGACGGACTTGCCGATGCCGGCCTCGCCGCGGATGACCACGGCGGCGCTGCGACCGGCGCGGGCGCCGGCGAGCAGCGCGTCGATCGCGGCCAGTTCG
Coding sequences:
- a CDS encoding VOC family protein, which gives rise to MDAQPRFRLSATALDAPNAHELAEFYQGLLGWPRRKDEPDWVEIAPPDGSAGLSFQTEPLFTRPQWPSTRHEQQMMMHLDIEVDDLSSAVERALALGATAADFQPQDDVRVLYDPVGHPFCLFVRTGSST
- a CDS encoding ATP-binding protein, producing MLHGRDDELAAIDALLAGARAGRSAAVVIRGEAGIGKSVLLDHAAAAAGHDMRVLRATGIESESELPFAGLHLLLGRSVDRTDALPDRQARALRGALGLEEIPGGDRPLVGLAVLTLLAELADERPLLCVVDDAHWLDHASADALLFAARRLDAEGVVLLFAARDLHAPPFPAPGIAELRLAGLDETAATALLDEHAGDLPRHAREQILGEARGNPLALRELTAAQREGQIPAYAHRAAAQPNHTRLQQTFADRIGTLPEATQTLLLVAAAEVTCDLAVVLGAAGRLGASVEDLEPAERKELLHLTDGQLMFRHPLIRTAAYRGAPVARRIAAHRALAEALPCVGNIDRRAWHLAAATTEPDENVASLLERTAEHARARGGYAAVASACERAAQLSPDSRDRARRLALAARAAADAGWIERAAVLADQAAPHLTDPLARAELAQVRALAPYVRGLRKAAHATLLQGASAAADHLPGKAAFMLFDAMGVIWATGDLPATEETAARVTALELPAAPDVTPFVEAAGGMAAIARGEPATGVPALARLIEDPGGVLGRLRPMERACVLEWAVLTGDLDAAGELTRALERECRDQGAVGVLPEVLRDLARVELFRGRHYDARITATEALRVAEETGQIHFADDARGVLAHLAAAEGDEENTRALTAGVRAHRTEPGEEWTTSALALLDLGAGRYEEALRRREELGADAARHSIVVLYTLPDHVEAAARLGAPAHHALARFEEWARATGQPWAEAVTLRCRALLAPEDEAGPLYARAVALHEQAVVPHERGGRSFERARTELLYGEWLRRAGHRADARPPLRSALDVFERVCATPWADRARAELRATGEARPRRTEEADPFARLTPQELQVVRLAATGLTNRDIGAQLFLSPRTVGYHLYNAYPKLGVASRAELARLDLGGR